The genomic segment GGAGAACGTGTGCACCGCCGCGCGTACCCCGGCGGCGTGCGCGGCGGCGACCGCCGCGGTCATCGTGTCGGCGTCCCAGGCCGGCGCCAGGTCGCCCACTCCCCTGTCGATCCAGTCGCCGACCAGCTTGACCCAGCCGTTGCCGGCCGCGGCCTGCGCGGCCACCGTCGCGGCGACCTCCGCCGCGCCGACCTCCACGCCGATGTCGCGCAGGTAGCGCTTCGGCGGCGCGACGTGCCGGCCCGCGCGGGCCAGTCGCGGCAGGTCCGGCTCGTCCTCCAGTTCGGGGTACGGGTACGGCGAGCCGGCGTCGCGGATCGCCAGCACGCCCGCGTCCCGGTCGATCCGGGCCAGGTCCCGTGCCTGGTCGAGAGAGGTGATCGGGCTGCCGCCGCGGGCGATGCCGATGTGGCAGTGGGCGTCGGTCAGGCCGGGCAGCACGAAGCCGCCGTCGGCCACCGTCTCGGCGCCGGGCACCGGTTCGAAGGTGACCCGGTCGCCGACCAGCCAGACGTCCCGGACCTCGTCGTCGGGAAGGAACACACCGCGCACGTGCAGAGCCATGTGCACAGTCCTACCCGATCAGCCCTCCTCGCCGGCGAGCAGGTCGTTGCGGCGCGCGGTCAGCGCCGGCAGATCGATCGAGACCTTCCACGGCCGCTCGGTGACGAACACGTCGTCTGTCTGACCGACCTGCTTGTACTCGAGGTTGGCGCCGAGCGCGTACTCGGTCAGCGTGATCTTCTCCTTGATGGGGTCGAGCACCCAGTAGGAGCGGACGCCCGCGTACGCGTAGACCCTGGCCTTGTCGTACATGTCGCGGAAGGTGGAGGTCGGCGAGATGACCTCGACGGCGAGCACCGCGTCCTCGACCGGCAGCGGGCTGCGGTTGGCGTTACCCCGCACGACCGCGACGACGTCCGGCCGGGGCTCGTTCCGGTGGTCGACCCGCATCGACAGGTCGATGCCGACCTGGTACTCCTTCGGGCAGTTCACGCGAAGCGCGAGTAGTAACTCGACACACATGTCCTGGTGCAGCAGAGTGGGCGACGGCACGATCAACCTTCCGTTGATCAGTTCGTACGGAAGGTCCTTGGGCAGCTCGCCCAGGTCGTCGACCGTCCACTCGTGCCGCTCCGGCAGGATCGGGGCCGCGGTCATTGACATCTCCTTCCAGGGGGCGACATCACCCTAAGAGACAGCGATGTCGCCCACCGTCACCGACACGCTAGCGGGAGCCCTTGTCGCCACCCTTGCCCAGCTTGTTGAAGTCGATCTTCGGGAGCTTGAAGCCCGGCGGCAGGCCCTGCCCACCGGCCAGGTCGCCCGGGTCCAGGCCCGGCGGGAGCTGCGGCATGCCGCCCGGGAAGCCGCCCGGCATCCCGGCGCCGGTACGCGGCCGGCCGCCGCCCTTCGTACCCTTGCGCTTGTTCTTCGGCGACTTGGTCGCCTTGCGCCGCCCGCCGCCGGGCAGGCCCATCATGCCGCCCATCTGCTTCATCATCTTCTGCGCGTCGGCGAAGCGGTTGAGCAGCTGGTTGACGTCCATGACGGTGACGCCGGAGCCGTTCGCGATGCGGGCCCGGCGGGAGCCGTTGATGATCTTCGGGTTGGTGCGCTCGGCCGGGGTCATCGACCTGATGATCGCGGTGACCCGGTCGAAGTGCTTGTCGTCCAGCTCGGCGAGCTGGTCCTTCATCTGCCCCATGCCCGGCATCATGGCCAGCACGTTGGCGATCGGACCCATCCGCCGGACCGCGATGAGCTGATCGAGGAAGTCCTCCAGCGTGAAGGTCTCCCCGCCCATCAGCTTGGCGGTCATCTTCTCCTTCTGATCGGAGTCGAAGGCCGCCTCGGCCTGCTCGATCAGAGTGAGGACGTCGCCCATGCCGAGGATCCGGCTGGCCATCCGGTCCGGGTGGAAGACGTCGAAGTCCTCCAGCTTCTCGCCGGTGGAGGCGAACAGGATCGGCTGGCCGGTCACCTCGCGGACGGAGAGCGCGGCACCACCGCGGGCGTCACCGTCGAGCTTGGACAGCACCACGCCGGTGATGCCCACGCCGTCGCGGAACGCCTCGGCGGTGCGCACCGCGTCCTGGCCGACCATGGCGTCGATGACGAAGATGACCTCGTCGGGCTGGACCGCGTCGCGGATGTTCGCGGCCTGCTGCATCATCTCGGTGTCGATACCGAGCCGGCCGGCGGTGTCGACGATGACGATGTCCCGGGCGGCGCGGCGGGCGTGCTCGATCGAGTCGCGGGCCACCTGCACCGGGTCGCCGACGCCGTTGCCGGGCGCCGGGGCGTACACCTCGACCCCGGCCCGGCCACCGAGCACCTGGAGCTGCCCGACGGCGTTGGGACGCTGGAGGTCGGCGGCGACGAGCAGCGGCTGGTGGCCCTGGCTCTTGAGCCAGCGGGCCAGCTTGCCGGCGAGCGTCGTCTTGCCGGAACCCTGGAGACCGGCCAGCATGATCACGGTCGGCGGCTGCTTGGCGAACTGGAGCCGCCGCCCCTCGCCACCGAGGATGTTGATCAGCTCCTCGTTGACGATCTTGACGATCTGCTGCGCCGGGTTGAGCGCCTGGGAGACCTCGGCGCCGCGCGCCCGCTCCTTGACGTTCGCGATGAAGCCCTTGACCACCGGCAGGGCGACGTCGGCCTCCAGCAACGCCATCCGGATCTCGCGCGCGGTGGCGTCGATGTCGGCGTCGGTGAGCCGGCCCTTGCCGCGGAGCTTGGTGAAGATCCCGGACAGGCGGTCACTCAAGGTGTCAAACACGCGAACATCCCGTTTGTCGTTTTCGGCGGGCACATGCTGCCGGGCCGGTGGTCCAGCCCACCGTTAGGGTAGCCCGCCGCCCACCCGCCCGCTCCGGCCCGGCGGCCCGTTCCGCTACACGGCGGCGAGGACGGCGGCCTCGATCCGGGCCCGTTCCTCGTCCGAGGGCCAGCCACCGACCAGGTAGAACGCGTCCACCACGTCGCCGCCGAGCGTCGAGATCCGGGCGGCCCGCACCTGGGCGCCCGCCTCGTCCAGCGCGCAGGTGATCCGGTACAGCAGTCCGGCCGCGTCGGCGGCCCGCAGCTCCAGCAGGACCGCGTCGGTGGCCGCCTCCCGGTGCCACACCACGCGCGGCGCGGCGCCCTGGCTGCGCGCCGCCAGGGCTCGGCCGCGCAGCCGCTGGATGACCGAGACGTCACCGCCGACCGCGCGGCGCAGGTCGGCGCTGAGCGCGATCGGGTCCGGGGCCAGCCCGTAACGCGGCTGCACCCGGCACTGCACCAGGGCCCGGCCGTCGACGGTGGCGGCGTCCGCGGAGATCACCTCCAGGCGGTGCAGCGCCAGGCACCCGGCCACCGTCGCGAGCAGCCCGCGCCGGTCGGCGGCGGCCACCGCCACCCGGTCCTCCCCCAGGTGTACGACAGGCAGCGGCCCGGCCACGAGCGCCGGGTCGGGGGCCGGTGGGGCGGGCACCACGCCGGTGTCCAGCGTGGTCCGTACCCGGCTCACCAGTTCGGCGATCAGCCGGCCCTTCCAGCCGGACCAGGCGGCCGGGCCGGTGGCGGCGGCGTCGGCGCGGACCAGGGCGTGCAGGAGTTCCAGCGTGCCGGTGTCGCCGACGCGCTCGGCGACCCCGGCGACGGTCTTCGGGTCGGACAGGTCACGCCGGGTGGCCACGTCGGGCAGCAGCAGGTGCAGCCGGACCAGCGTGCCGATGAGCGCCGCCTCCTCCGGCGGCAGCCCGATCCGGGTGGCCACCGCCTCGGCCAGCGGCGCGCCGACGGCCGAGTGGTCCCCGTCCAGCCCTTTGCCGATGTCGTGCAGGAACGCGCCGAGCAGCAGCAGGTCGGGGCGTTCCACGTCGCGGGTGTGCCGGCTCGCCTCGTACGCGGTCTGCACCAGGTGCCGGTCGAGCGTGAACCGGTGCACCGGGTTGTGCTGGGGCAGGCTGCGCATCCGGGTCCACTCGGGCAGCCAGCGGTCGATCAGCCCGTACCTGTCGCAGGTCTCCCAGGCGGGCACCAGGCCGGGACCGGCGCCGAGCAGGGTGATCAGCGCGTCGCGGGCCGCCGGTGGCCAGGGCGCGGGCAGCGGCGGGCAGTACGCGGCCAGCCACTCGCAGGTGGCACGCGCGATCGGCAGCCGGGTGGTGGCGGCAGCGGCGGCCACACGCAGCGACAGGCTGGGGTCGGGGCGGGCCCCGATGGCGGTGCGGGCGAGCACGAGTTCGCCGTCCTGCTCCACCACGTCCCGGGCGACCGGGCGGCGCAGCGGACGGCCGGGCGCGGCGCGGTGCCGGCCGGAGCGGAGCCGGTCGGCGGCCCGCCAGGCGTCGTCGAGGGCGTGGCTGACGGTGCGGGCGTCGCCGGCGACCAGCCGCAGCAGCGCGTCGCCGTCCTCGGCTCCGAGCAGGCGTGCCACGCCGTCGCGTTCCTGGGCGACCAGGCGGTCGACGCGGCGGCCCACCTGCTGGTGCAGCGCGTCGCGGGTGTCCAGCAGCCGCCGGTGCGCCGCGTGTACGGCGGGGCGGAGCGCGTCGGTGACCCCGGCGGTGGCGATGGCGTGCAGGATGCCCACGTCGCGCAGCCCGCCGGCCGCCTCCTTGAGGTCGCCCTCGAGCAGGAACGCCAGTTCGCCGTGCGCCTCCCAGCGGGTCGCGGTGATCTCGCGCAGGCCGGGGAGCTGGCGGATCGCGGTCCGCCGCCAGTGGTCGGTGGCGGTACGGGCGAGCTGGTCGGTGAGCGCCGGGTCGCCCGCCACGTGCCGGGCGTCGAGCAGGCCGAGGGCGACCTTGACGTCGTCGTGGGCCACCGACAGCGCCTCGGCGACGGTGCGGACCGAG from the Micromonospora sp. WMMA1947 genome contains:
- a CDS encoding amidohydrolase family protein, giving the protein MALHVRGVFLPDDEVRDVWLVGDRVTFEPVPGAETVADGGFVLPGLTDAHCHIGIARGGSPITSLDQARDLARIDRDAGVLAIRDAGSPYPYPELEDEPDLPRLARAGRHVAPPKRYLRDIGVEVGAAEVAATVAAQAAAGNGWVKLVGDWIDRGVGDLAPAWDADTMTAAVAAAHAAGVRAAVHTFSESAVEIMVRAGVDSVEHGTGLSLDLIDLMARQGTALVPTMINIRTFGHIAEQARPKFPGYADHMLALRDRFPEVVRAAHEAGVPIYVGTDAGGGIDHGLAAEEMLLLHEQAGMSAPDVLAAASWRAREWLGFPGLVEGGLADLVVYPEDPRRDLRVVRTPSRIVLRGRVVR
- a CDS encoding Uma2 family endonuclease, which produces MTAAPILPERHEWTVDDLGELPKDLPYELINGRLIVPSPTLLHQDMCVELLLALRVNCPKEYQVGIDLSMRVDHRNEPRPDVVAVVRGNANRSPLPVEDAVLAVEVISPTSTFRDMYDKARVYAYAGVRSYWVLDPIKEKITLTEYALGANLEYKQVGQTDDVFVTERPWKVSIDLPALTARRNDLLAGEEG
- the ffh gene encoding signal recognition particle protein, which gives rise to MFDTLSDRLSGIFTKLRGKGRLTDADIDATAREIRMALLEADVALPVVKGFIANVKERARGAEVSQALNPAQQIVKIVNEELINILGGEGRRLQFAKQPPTVIMLAGLQGSGKTTLAGKLARWLKSQGHQPLLVAADLQRPNAVGQLQVLGGRAGVEVYAPAPGNGVGDPVQVARDSIEHARRAARDIVIVDTAGRLGIDTEMMQQAANIRDAVQPDEVIFVIDAMVGQDAVRTAEAFRDGVGITGVVLSKLDGDARGGAALSVREVTGQPILFASTGEKLEDFDVFHPDRMASRILGMGDVLTLIEQAEAAFDSDQKEKMTAKLMGGETFTLEDFLDQLIAVRRMGPIANVLAMMPGMGQMKDQLAELDDKHFDRVTAIIRSMTPAERTNPKIINGSRRARIANGSGVTVMDVNQLLNRFADAQKMMKQMGGMMGLPGGGRRKATKSPKNKRKGTKGGGRPRTGAGMPGGFPGGMPQLPPGLDPGDLAGGQGLPPGFKLPKIDFNKLGKGGDKGSR
- a CDS encoding [protein-PII] uridylyltransferase, giving the protein MTSLTTAAAPTGDGAPVVNEVAGVPGGVGAAARSARADALDAWLRRAFPDRHGVALVAVGGLGRRQCAPYGDLDLVLLHAGVPGIDELAASLWYPIWDAGLRLDHSVRTVAEALSVAHDDVKVALGLLDARHVAGDPALTDQLARTATDHWRRTAIRQLPGLREITATRWEAHGELAFLLEGDLKEAAGGLRDVGILHAIATAGVTDALRPAVHAAHRRLLDTRDALHQQVGRRVDRLVAQERDGVARLLGAEDGDALLRLVAGDARTVSHALDDAWRAADRLRSGRHRAAPGRPLRRPVARDVVEQDGELVLARTAIGARPDPSLSLRVAAAAATTRLPIARATCEWLAAYCPPLPAPWPPAARDALITLLGAGPGLVPAWETCDRYGLIDRWLPEWTRMRSLPQHNPVHRFTLDRHLVQTAYEASRHTRDVERPDLLLLGAFLHDIGKGLDGDHSAVGAPLAEAVATRIGLPPEEAALIGTLVRLHLLLPDVATRRDLSDPKTVAGVAERVGDTGTLELLHALVRADAAATGPAAWSGWKGRLIAELVSRVRTTLDTGVVPAPPAPDPALVAGPLPVVHLGEDRVAVAAADRRGLLATVAGCLALHRLEVISADAATVDGRALVQCRVQPRYGLAPDPIALSADLRRAVGGDVSVIQRLRGRALAARSQGAAPRVVWHREAATDAVLLELRAADAAGLLYRITCALDEAGAQVRAARISTLGGDVVDAFYLVGGWPSDEERARIEAAVLAAV